Proteins found in one Macadamia integrifolia cultivar HAES 741 unplaced genomic scaffold, SCU_Mint_v3 scaffold2633, whole genome shotgun sequence genomic segment:
- the LOC122066921 gene encoding polygalacturonase non-catalytic subunit AroGP2-like, producing the protein MRHPILLLGLLVVAYFSGSQAENAFIQYWEEHIGLPHPPHWLATKASSLNPHQEAVYMKIIEKNELASHLHSFCKLANVACSTNALKKKTTDSTTLPPIAPWNEAKLKYDFPNEVPLSVASQGGLPYFRKSMVEEGSVIAVPDLRDPMSYKSFLPRSLASKIPFSVAQIEKLKKLFGVIDESNMDEYIQDTLKICEKSPIRGEKRTCATSVEDLIDFIVEELGHYVHVWSTESIEGSYENVTIGVVKLKYGNLSDSPALCHSQPFIFQVYYCHVLQKVKVYAVDIHAKKKVNHAIMACHYDTSTWNPNHLAFKLLGFGPGQIEVCHWINENGIVWTKTLG; encoded by the exons ATGAGACATCCCATTCTGTTGCTTGGACTCCTGGTAGTAGCATACTTTAGT GGTTCTCAAGCTGAAAATGCCTTCATACAATATTGGGAAGAGCATATTGGTCTTCCACACCCTCCGCACTGGTTAGCTACAAAGGCTTCTTCATTAAACCCCCATCAAGAGGCAGTGTATATGAAAATTatagagaaaaatgaattggCATCCCACCTGCATTCATTTTGTAAGCTGGCTAATGTTGCTTGTTCTACAAATGcactgaagaagaagacaactgACAGCACAACCTTGCCACCAATAGCCCCATGGAATGAAGCCAAATTGAAATATGATTTTCCTAATGAAGTACCCTTGTCGGTAGCCAGCCAAGGTGGATTGCCATATTTTCGGAAGTCAATGGTGGAAGAGGGAAGTGTCATAGCTGTCCCTGATCTAAGGGACCCAATGTCATATAAATCATTCTTACCGCGATCTCTGGcatcaaaaatcccattttccgtTGCCCAgattgagaaattgaagaagcttTTTGGTGTGATAGATGAATCAAACATGGATGAATATATTCAAGACACCCTCAAGATATGTGAGAAGAGCCCCATTCGAGGTGAGAAGAGAACTTGTGCAACTTCTGTCGAGGATCTGATTGATTTTATCGTCGAAGAATTAGGACACTATGTACATGTATGGAGTACTGAAAGCATCGAAGGATCTtatgagaatgtcacaattggaGTTGTGAAACTCAAATATGGAAATCTTTCTGATTCACCAGCCTTATGTCATAGCCAGCCATTTATATTTCAAGTCTATTATTGCCATGTTTTACAGAAGGTAAAAGTTTATGCAGTTGATATACATGCTaagaagaaagtgaatcatGCGATCATGGCATGCCATTATGACACATCAACTTGGAATCCAAATCATCTTGCTTTTAAGTTGCTGGGTTTTGGCCCGGGTCAAATTGAAGTCTGCCATTGGATAAATGAGAATGGAATAGTCTGGACAAAGACTCTAGGCTGA